A genomic region of Caenorhabditis elegans chromosome V contains the following coding sequences:
- the C45H4.18 gene encoding Serpentine Receptor, class U (Predicted), translating to MNPPLDRSIFGLESYIHFQYRFDEFSALAVLCVLYTIPTFFVLLKMIHVYIKSKKHQTMRSLNPEVFRQFLIMQVLCLCHVVTKFTASRFPQTGLITAWCAAEKPQLVLKIVIYANYMIIYSKYVAMILFCGLRVALMHSINFQQKTIRWFPMLTMVLIPCAFCLALPRLLAPTTCAQLGRPFPFGSVIIMTFIEREARYRPIPTIIDVIVQPITLISILLLNGLMLVKIHRINFVRKLTQQKSKSASETVLTTTMILIILPVVLNTIACCYECFGDFHYLIYLIRPFSIDAQSHVITCYFYFTHPVFRPSNSKTVFVKASSMML from the exons atgaaccCACCACTAGATAGGTCGATTTTTGGCTTGGAATCCTATATTCATTTCCAATACCGTTTCGATGAATTCTCGGCTTTGGCAGTTTTATGTGTACTTTATACTATTCCCactttttttgtacttttaaaaatgatacATGTTtatataaaaagtaaaaaacacCAGACCATGAGAAGTTTAAATCCAGAagtttttcgtcaatttttgattatgcAAGTGTTGTGCCTCTGCCACGTGGTAACAAAATTCACTGCTTCTCGATTTCCACAAACCGGGCTTATCACTGCTTGGTGTGCTGCTGAGAAGCCGCAATTagtgctgaaaattgtgatttacGCAAACTACAtgattatttattcaaaatatgttGCGATGATTTTGTTTTGCGGGCTACGTGTTGCTTTGATGCACTCGATAAACTTTCAGCAG AAAACTATTCGATGGTTCCCAATGCTCACGATGGTTCTTATTCCATGTGCATTTTGTCTAGCACTCCCAAGATTACTTGCTCCGACTACGTGTGCTCAATTGGGCCGGCCATTTCCGTTTGGATCGGTGATTATAATGACGTTTATAGAACGAGAGGCTAGATACAGG CCGATACCAACAATCATAGACGTCATTGTTCAGCCAATCACCTTAATATCAATACTTTTGCTCAACGGACTTATGCTCGTCAAAATCCATAGAATAAATTTTGT ACGAAAACTAACCcaacaaaaaagcaaaagtgCAAGCGAAACTGTGCTGACAACTACCATGATCTTAATCATCCTCCCCGTTGTGCTCAACACCATCGCCTGCTGCTACGAATGTTTCGGCgattttcattatttgatCTACCTAATTCGTCCGTTTTCTATCGACGCTCAATCTCACGTGATAACTTGTTATTTTTACTTTACTCATCCAGTTTTTAGGCCAAGCAATAGTAAAACGGTTTTTGTGAAGGCTAGTAGCATGATGTTGTAA
- the C45H4.18 gene encoding G_PROTEIN_RECEP_F1_2 domain-containing protein (Predicted): MLTMVLIPCAFCLALPRLLAPTTCAQLGRPFPFGSVIIMTFIEREARYRPIPTIIDVIVQPITLISILLLNGLMLVKIHRINFVRKLTQQKSKSASETVLTTTMILIILPVVLNTIACCYECFGDFHYLIYLIRPFSIDAQSHVITCYFYFTHPVFRPSNSKTVFVKASSMML, encoded by the exons ATGCTCACGATGGTTCTTATTCCATGTGCATTTTGTCTAGCACTCCCAAGATTACTTGCTCCGACTACGTGTGCTCAATTGGGCCGGCCATTTCCGTTTGGATCGGTGATTATAATGACGTTTATAGAACGAGAGGCTAGATACAGG CCGATACCAACAATCATAGACGTCATTGTTCAGCCAATCACCTTAATATCAATACTTTTGCTCAACGGACTTATGCTCGTCAAAATCCATAGAATAAATTTTGT ACGAAAACTAACCcaacaaaaaagcaaaagtgCAAGCGAAACTGTGCTGACAACTACCATGATCTTAATCATCCTCCCCGTTGTGCTCAACACCATCGCCTGCTGCTACGAATGTTTCGGCgattttcattatttgatCTACCTAATTCGTCCGTTTTCTATCGACGCTCAATCTCACGTGATAACTTGTTATTTTTACTTTACTCATCCAGTTTTTAGGCCAAGCAATAGTAAAACGGTTTTTGTGAAGGCTAGTAGCATGATGTTGTAA
- the srbc-17 gene encoding Serpentine Receptor, class BC (Class B-like) (Predicted), with the protein MNITTPIIVSFIGLFPSVFTCVVNLFSLKKIDRKKNDLVLFKIRFFLDVVLGASVVAHLGFVLILATFHEELIPWKNVILYLSLFSWNIGSARSVTVLAISVERVVAVFAPISYHNYRPYFPTFLIPIAAISFGASDIFILFGICEYEIDVPEGCAALGCCINACFTKYYSINKGITYISTFTFTLLLSTKLLYLKNYNAEKKSLSRANILTLIDAANVIIFDFSPVLISFLFQQWFSLQDFGPIGVVSKMWGCATEALLVFGTFRKPSGKKTSNVTVI; encoded by the exons atgaatatcaCAACGCCTATCATTGTGTCATTTATTGGGCTATTCCCGTCAGTTTTCACATGCGTGgtgaatttattttcgttgaaaaaaattgacag aaagaaaaatgactTGGTTCTCTTCAagattcgatttttcttggatGTAGTTCTTGGTGCATCGGTTGTTGCTCACTTAGGCTTTGTGCTTATTTTAGCAACCTTTCATGAAGAGCTCATCCCTTGGAAAAATGTAATCTTGTACCTATCACTGTTTTCCTGGAATATCGGATCCGCAAGATCAGTGACcgttttggcaatttctgtGGAAAGGGTAGTG GCCGTCTTTGCGCCTATATCGTATCACAACTACCGGCCGTATTTTCCAACGTTTTTGATTCCCATTGCTGCGATCAGTTTTGGAGCATCTGACATATTCATTCTCTTCGGAATCTGTGAGTACGAGATCGACGTTCCGGAAGGGTGTGCTGCTCTGGGATGTTGCATTAATGCATGTTTTACTAAATATTATAGCATTAATAAAGGG ataaccTACATATCAACTTTCACATTCACTCTACTACTATCCACTAAACTactttatctcaaaaactacaacGCTGAAAAGAAAAGCTTATCCAGG GCGAATATCTTAACCCTTATCGACGCCGCCAACgtgattatttttgatttttcaccaGTTTTGATATCATTTCTGTTCCAGCAGTGGTTTTCACtacaa gATTTCGGACCCATCGGGGTGGTGTCAAAAATGTGGGGCTGTGCTACAGAGGCCCTACTGGTTTTTGGGACATTCAGAAAGCCGAGCGGAAAGAAAACGAGCAATGTCACCGTTATCTAA
- the srbc-17 gene encoding Serpentine Receptor, class BC (Class B-like) (Predicted), which translates to MRGMLILRKKNDLVLFKIRFFLDVVLGASVVAHLGFVLILATFHEELIPWKNVILYLSLFSWNIGSARSVTVLAISVERVVAVFAPISYHNYRPYFPTFLIPIAAISFGASDIFILFGICEYEIDVPEGCAALGCCINACFTKYYSINKGITYISTFTFTLLLSTKLLYLKNYNAEKKSLSRANILTLIDAANVIIFDFSPVLISFLFQQWFSLQDFGPIGVVSKMWGCATEALLVFGTFRKPSGKKTSNVTVI; encoded by the exons ATGCGTG gcatgttaattttaagaaagaaaaatgactTGGTTCTCTTCAagattcgatttttcttggatGTAGTTCTTGGTGCATCGGTTGTTGCTCACTTAGGCTTTGTGCTTATTTTAGCAACCTTTCATGAAGAGCTCATCCCTTGGAAAAATGTAATCTTGTACCTATCACTGTTTTCCTGGAATATCGGATCCGCAAGATCAGTGACcgttttggcaatttctgtGGAAAGGGTAGTG GCCGTCTTTGCGCCTATATCGTATCACAACTACCGGCCGTATTTTCCAACGTTTTTGATTCCCATTGCTGCGATCAGTTTTGGAGCATCTGACATATTCATTCTCTTCGGAATCTGTGAGTACGAGATCGACGTTCCGGAAGGGTGTGCTGCTCTGGGATGTTGCATTAATGCATGTTTTACTAAATATTATAGCATTAATAAAGGG ataaccTACATATCAACTTTCACATTCACTCTACTACTATCCACTAAACTactttatctcaaaaactacaacGCTGAAAAGAAAAGCTTATCCAGG GCGAATATCTTAACCCTTATCGACGCCGCCAACgtgattatttttgatttttcaccaGTTTTGATATCATTTCTGTTCCAGCAGTGGTTTTCACtacaa gATTTCGGACCCATCGGGGTGGTGTCAAAAATGTGGGGCTGTGCTACAGAGGCCCTACTGGTTTTTGGGACATTCAGAAAGCCGAGCGGAAAGAAAACGAGCAATGTCACCGTTATCTAA
- the cyp-33C1 gene encoding CYtochrome P450 family (Confirmed by transcript evidence) encodes MIIILLLTFLTIYFVYELYWKRRNFPPGPCPLPVFGNLLSIANPPPGYKAFERWTKKYGDVYTFWIGNTPHIMINTWDKIKETFIRDADTYTNKVVLPMVTLSRGGEYGIIDSNGAMWREHRRFALSTMRDFGLGKNLMQENILMEVQDVFARLDAKLGSETDVPEVFDHAVANVVNQLLFGYRFMGPKENEYQELKHIIDSPAEIFGKLHIFLAMNIPIFAKLLPESLYEGPIKTFRDTTLAFFNKQIEAHRHRIDFEDLNSESTDFVETFLKEQKRRESEGDSETYSNIQLLNVCIDLWFAGLNTTTNTITWAISYVLHHPEVQDKIHEELDKVIGSDRLITTADKNDLPYFNASINESQRGINILPLNLQHATTRDTVIDGFKIPKGTGVVAQISTVMNNEEVFPDPYTFNPDRFIDENGKLKKVDELAPFSVGKRSCPGEGLARMELFLFIANFLNRYKIHPSKEGLPSMAKGSGPVVAPRLFTAILTRRF; translated from the exons ATGATAATCATTCTGTTATTGACTTTTCTAACTATCTACTTTGTGTACGAGTTATATTGGAAGCGGAGGAACTTTCCACCCGGGCCATGTCCGCTGCCAGTTTTTGGGAATTTGTTGTCTATTGCAAATCCACCACCGGGATATAAAGCCTTCGAGAGATGGACTAAGAAATATGGTGATGTCTACACGTTTTGGATTG GTAACACTCCTCACATAATGATCAACACATGGGACAAGATCAAAGAGACCTTCATTCGTGACGCCGACACATACACAAACAAGGTCGTACTCCCTATGGTGACGTTGTCCCGCGGCGGCGAGTACGGAATTATCGATTCGAATGGAGCCATGTGGCGAGAGCACAGACGGTTTGCACTTTCTACAATGAGAGATTTTGGTCTTGGGAAGAACTTAATGCAGGAAAATATTCTGATGGAGGTGCAGGATGTTTTTGCGAGGCTAGATGCAAAACTGGGATCCGAGACGGATGTTCCGGAAGTTTTCGATCATGCAGTTGCGAATGTGGTTAATCAACTTCTTTTTGGATACAGATTTATGGGg CCCAAAGAAAATGAATATCAGGAATTAAAACATATTATTGATTCTCCAgcggaaattttcggaaaacttCACATATTTCTAGCCATGAATATTCCAATATTTGCAAAGCTGTTGCCCGAATCTTTATACGAAGGACCAATCAAAACTTTCCGGGATACTACATtagcattttttaataaacaaatTGAGGCACATCGGCACCGAAtagattttgaagatttgaaCTCAGAGAGCACAGATTTTGTAGAGACCTTTTTGAAAGAGCAGAAAAGACGTGAAAGCGAGGGTGATTCTGAAACTTATAG TAATATCCAGCTTTTGAATGTTTGCATTGATCTTTGGTTTGCGGGCCTCAACACCACAACAAACACTATAACATGGGCAATCAGCTACGTTTTGCATCATCCAGAGGTTCAGGATAAGATTCATGAGGAACTAGACAAAGTGATTGGAAGTGATAGGCTTATCACCACAGCTGATAAGAATGATCTTCCGTACTTCAACGCGTCTATAAAT gaaTCACAACGAGGTATCAACATTCTCCCCCTGAACTTGCAGCACGCAACCACCCGTGATACTGTGATAGATGGGTTCAAAATCCCCAAGGGCACTGGAGTGGTTGCCCAAATTAGTACCGTTATGAATAATGAGGAAGTGTTCCCAGATCCGTACACTTTTAATCCAGACAGATTTATCgatgaaaatgggaaattgaAGAAGGTAGACGAGCTCGCCCCGTTCTCAGTCGGAAAACGAAGTTGCCCGGGAGAAGGCCTTGCTCGGATGGAGCTTTTCCTTTtcattgctaattttttgaatagatacAAG ATACATCCCTCAAAAGAAGGCCTACCGTCAATGGCCAAAGGCAGCGGACCAGTGGTTGCTCCGAGGTTGTTCACTGCGATTCTAACAAGAAGATTCTAA
- the srbc-16 gene encoding Serpentine Receptor, class BC (Class B-like) (Partially confirmed by transcript evidence), which translates to MNVTTPVIISMIGLLPSIFTCVLNISLLKQIERLFKFSALKLFSTFKSIFRKKKHLILFKFRFFFDVILGASVVAHLGFYIILTSFHDEFLPWRNMIFYFSLVSWNIGAARSLTALTISVERVMAVYVPITYRNYRPYFPTFVIPIFAIGFGASDIFVLFNICDYQVNVPKECAALGCCINACFNKYYSINKGTAYILTVMFAILLSTKLFFLNKDSTEQKTLSKANLLALIDAANVIIFHFSPILFAFLFKHWFTAQNIGPIGVVSKMWGCALEALLVFGTLRKKSGTKTSTVNVI; encoded by the exons ATGAATGTCACAACGCCTGTGATAATCTCAATGATTGGACTTTTACCGTCAATTTTTACATGCGTATTGAATATTTCTTTGTTGAAGCAAATTGAAAggttatttaaattttcagcattaaaacttttttctacattCAAATCCATattcagaaagaaaaaacatttaatccTTTTCAAGTTTCGCTTTTTCTTCGATGTAATTCTTGGTGCATCGGTTGTCGCTCATTTAggattttatattattttaactAGTTTTCACGATGAATTTTTACCATGgagaaatatgattttttatttttccctgGTATCTTGGAATATCGGAGCGGCTAGGTCGTTGACCGCCTTGACAATTTCGGTGGAACGTGTGATG GCTGTATATGTACCGATAACCTACCGCAACTACCGCCCGTATTTCCCAACATTTgtgattccaatttttgcaattggcTTCGGAGCTTCTGACATCTTCgttctttttaatatttgcGACTACCAGGTCAACGTTCCAAAGGAGTGTGCTGCTTTGGGATGTTGTATTAATGCttgtttcaataaatattacaGCATCAATAAAGGG ACAGCTTATATTTTGACTGTAATGTTTGCAATACTACTATCcacgaaattattttttcttaacaaaGACTCAACTGAGCAGAAAACCCTGTCCAAA GCTAACCTTCTAGCTCTTATCGATGCGGCTAACGtgattatttttcacttttcaccaATTCTGTTTGCGTTTTTGTTCAAGCACTGGTTTACAGCACAG aatattggGCCAATTGGAGTGGTATCAAAAATGTGGGGTTGTGCCTTGGAAGCTCTGCTGGTTTTTGGGACATTAAGAAAGAAGAGCGGAACAAAAACGAGCACTGTTAATGTTatctaa
- the cyp-33C2 gene encoding CYtochrome P450 family (Confirmed by transcript evidence), with the protein MLIILLLTVLTVYLVYELYWKRRNFPPGPCPLPVFGNLLSIANPPPGYEAFERWTKKYGDIYTFWIGNTPHIMINTWDKIKETYIRDAETYTNKVRLPALDLFRGGEYGIIDSNGATWREHRRFALSTMRDFGLGKNLMQENILMEVQDVFARLDAKLGSETDIPEVFDHAVANVVNQLLFGYRFVGPKESEYQELKRIIEAPTDLFGKPHMFLAMNIPVIAKLMPEFMYEGPFKDFRDTAFAFFNKQIEAHRQEVDLNDLNSESTDFVETFLKEQKRRESEGDSETFSNVQLSNVCMDLWFAGLNTTTNTITWAISYILHHPEVQDKVHEEMDKVIGSDRLITTADKNDLPYFNAFINEAQRGINIVPLNLQHATTRDTVINGFKIPKGTGVVAQISTVMNNEEVFPDPHTFNPDRFIDEHGKLKRVEELAPFSVGKRSCPGEGLARMELFLFIANFLNRYKIYPSKEGPPSMDKSNGALIAPRLFSATLKRRS; encoded by the exons ATGTTGATTATTTTGTTATTGACTGTTCTCACTGTCTACCTTGTTTATGAGTTGTATTGGAAGCGGAGGAACTTTCCACCCGGGCCATGTCCGCTGCCAGTTTTTGGGAATTTGTTGTCTATCGCGAATCCACCACCGGGGTATGAAGCGTTCGAGAGATGGACTAAGAAATATGGAGATATTTATACTTTCTGGATTG GTAACACTCCTCACATCATGATCAACACATGGGACAAGATCAAAGAGACATACATCCGTGACGCCGAAACCTACACGAATAAGGTCCGACTACCTGCGTTGGACCTGTTCCGCGGTGGCGAGTACGGAATCATCGACTCGAATGGTGCCACTTGGCGAGAGCACAGACGATTCGCACTTTCTACGATGCGAGATTTTGGTcttgggaaaaatttgatgcaGGAAAATATTCTGATGGAGGTGCAGGATGTTTTTGCGAGGCTAGATGCAAAACTGGGATCCGAGACCGATATTCCAGAAGTTTTTGATCATGCTGTTGCAAATGTGGTTAATCAACTTCTTTTTGGATATCGCTTCGTGGGG CCCAAAGAAAGTGAATACCAAGAATTGAAACGAATTATTGAGGCACCCACTGATCTATTCGGAAAACCACACATGTTCCTTGCCATGAACATTCCAGTAATTGCAAAGCTGATGCCAGAATTTATGTACGAAGGGCCATTCAAAGACTTCCGAGATACtgcatttgcatttttcaataagcAAATTGAGGCCCATCGGCAAGAAGTTGATTTGAATGATTTGAACTCGGAGAGCACAGATTTCGTagagacttttttgaaagagcAGAAAAGACGTGAAAGCGAGGGTGATTCGGAGACTTTCAG TAATGTCCaactttcaaatgtttgcATGGACCTTTGGTTCGCGGGTCTTAACACTACAACTAATACAATTACATGGGCAATCAGCTACATTTTGCATCATCCAGAGGTTCAGGACAAGGTTCATGAGGAAATGGACAAAGTGATTGGAAGTGATAGACTTATCACCACAGCTGATAAAAATGATCTACCGTACTTCAACGCGTTTATCAAT gaagCGCAACGTGGAATCAACATTGTCCCTCTGAACCTCCAGCACGCAACCACCCGTGATACTGTAATAAATGGGTTCAAAATCCCGAAAGGGACTGGAGTGGTCGCCCAGATTAGTACTGTTATGAATAATGAGGAAGTGTTTCCGGACCCGCACACTTTCAATCCAGACAGATTTATTGATGAGCacggaaaattgaagagaGTCGAGGAGCTCGCCCCGTTCTCAGTTGGAAAACGAAGTTGCCCGGGAGAAGGACTCGCTCGAATGGAGCTTTTCCTTTttattgccaattttttgaatagatacAAG ATCTACCCATCTAAGGAGGGCCCACCGTCAATGGATAAGAGCAATGGAGCCCTGATTGCTCCGAGATTATTCTCCGCGACTTTAAAGAGAAGATCATAA
- the cyp-33C2 gene encoding CYtochrome P450 family (Confirmed by transcript evidence), whose translation MNNEEVFPDPHTFNPDRFIDEHGKLKRVEELAPFSVGKRSCPGEGLARMELFLFIANFLNRYKIYPSKEGPPSMDKSNGALIAPRLFSATLKRRS comes from the exons ATGAATAATGAGGAAGTGTTTCCGGACCCGCACACTTTCAATCCAGACAGATTTATTGATGAGCacggaaaattgaagagaGTCGAGGAGCTCGCCCCGTTCTCAGTTGGAAAACGAAGTTGCCCGGGAGAAGGACTCGCTCGAATGGAGCTTTTCCTTTttattgccaattttttgaatagatacAAG ATCTACCCATCTAAGGAGGGCCCACCGTCAATGGATAAGAGCAATGGAGCCCTGATTGCTCCGAGATTATTCTCCGCGACTTTAAAGAGAAGATCATAA
- the Y5H2B.3 gene encoding DUF2250 domain-containing protein (Confirmed by transcript evidence) yields MAYFNGKYLKDLMAKILRGEESINSADAVEILHIPLKLALEIGVIDSMEGLDPYGEMKISCKRILKKLERKKKALANQKVTDPAKKEHKEHEQEAKDLIKKEKSEQKKEAKEQVNKEKSEEKKKESVKRKSSEKLEAPSKKAKNSEDQENQVAIKKKVTPPKTKHTALFKKCMAMRAKNFAY; encoded by the coding sequence ATGGCTTATTTCAACGGCAAATACCTCAAAGACCTCATGGCAAAGATTCTTCGCGGAGAAGAGAGCATCAATTCCGCAGATGCAGTAGAAATCCTGCACATTCCTTTGAAACTTGCTCTGGAGATCGGAGTTATCGACTCTATGGAGGGTCTCGATCCATACGGAGAAATGAAGATTTCATGCAAGcggattttgaaaaagcttgAGCGAAAGAAGAAGGCTTTGGCTAATCAAAAAGTTACGGACCCTGCCAAGAAGGAACACAAGGAACACGAGCAAGAAGCAAAAGATCTCATCAAGAAGGAGAAGTCTGAGCAGAAGAAGGAAGCCAAGGAGCAAGTGAATAAGGAAAAGTctgaagagaagaaaaaggaatCCGTAAAGAGAAAGTCatcggaaaaattggaggCACCATCCAAGAAAGCCAAGAATTCTGAGGATCAAGAAAATCAAGTAGCCATCAAAAAGAAGGTCACTCCACCGAAGACCAAGCATACCGCCCTCTTCAAAAAGTGCATGGCTATGCGAGCCAAAAATTTTGCCTATTAA